The following are encoded together in the Pseudomonas xantholysinigenes genome:
- the betC gene encoding choline-sulfatase: MKQPNILFIMADQMAAPLLPIYSPSPIKMPNLARLAEQAVVFDSAYCNSPLCAPSRFTLVSGQLPSRIGAYDNAADFPADIPTYAHYLRRLGYRTALSGKMHFCGPDQLHGYEERLTSDIYPADYGWAVNWDAPDERPSWYHNMSSVLQAGPCVRTNQLDFDEEVVFKARQYLYDHVREDDGRPFCLTVSMTHPHDPYTIPKRYWDLYEAVDIPLPRDEIAQDQQDPHSQRLLKVYDLWDKPLPVDKIRDARRAYFGACNYIDDNIGLLLQTLEDCGLADDTLIVFSGDHGDMLGERGLWYKMHWFEMSARVPLLIHAPRHFKPARISASVSTCDLLPTLVDLAGGTVDKDLHLDGRSLLGHLQGQDGHDEVIGEYMAEGTVGPLMMIRRGAYKFVYSEDDPCLLYDLSRDPHERENLTGSPDHQALLQAFVDEAKQRWDIPSLRQQVLASQRRRRLVAEALAIGTLKSWDHQPLVDASQQYMRNHIDLDDLERKARYPQPAPLD, from the coding sequence ATGAAGCAACCCAACATCCTGTTCATCATGGCCGACCAGATGGCCGCGCCGCTGTTGCCGATCTACAGCCCGTCGCCGATCAAGATGCCCAACCTGGCGCGCCTCGCCGAGCAGGCCGTGGTGTTCGACTCCGCCTACTGCAACAGCCCGCTGTGCGCCCCCTCGCGCTTCACGCTGGTCAGCGGCCAGTTGCCCAGCCGCATCGGCGCCTACGACAACGCCGCCGACTTCCCCGCCGACATTCCGACCTACGCCCACTACCTGCGCCGCCTCGGCTATCGCACCGCGCTGTCGGGCAAGATGCATTTCTGCGGCCCGGACCAGCTGCACGGCTACGAAGAGCGCCTGACCAGCGACATCTACCCGGCCGACTACGGCTGGGCGGTGAACTGGGACGCGCCTGACGAGCGCCCGAGCTGGTACCACAACATGTCCTCGGTGTTGCAGGCCGGCCCCTGCGTGCGCACCAACCAGCTGGATTTCGACGAGGAGGTGGTGTTCAAGGCACGCCAGTACCTCTACGACCATGTGCGCGAAGACGATGGCCGGCCCTTCTGCCTGACCGTGTCGATGACCCACCCGCATGACCCGTACACCATCCCCAAACGCTACTGGGATCTCTACGAGGCTGTGGATATCCCGCTGCCCCGCGACGAGATCGCCCAGGACCAGCAAGACCCTCACTCGCAACGCCTGCTCAAGGTCTACGACCTGTGGGACAAGCCCCTACCCGTGGACAAGATCCGCGACGCCCGCCGCGCCTATTTCGGCGCCTGCAACTATATCGACGACAATATCGGCCTGCTTCTGCAGACCCTGGAAGATTGCGGCCTGGCCGACGACACCCTGATCGTCTTCTCCGGCGACCACGGCGACATGCTTGGCGAGCGCGGGCTCTGGTACAAGATGCACTGGTTCGAGATGTCGGCACGGGTACCGCTGCTGATCCACGCACCCAGGCACTTCAAACCTGCGCGCATCAGCGCCAGCGTTTCCACCTGCGACCTGCTGCCGACGCTTGTCGACCTGGCCGGCGGCACTGTGGATAAAGACCTGCACCTGGACGGCCGCTCACTGCTCGGCCACCTGCAAGGGCAGGACGGTCATGACGAGGTGATCGGCGAATACATGGCCGAAGGTACCGTCGGCCCGCTGATGATGATCCGCCGCGGCGCCTACAAGTTCGTGTACAGCGAGGACGACCCCTGTTTACTCTACGACCTGAGCCGCGACCCGCACGAGCGGGAGAACCTCACCGGCAGCCCGGACCACCAGGCGCTGCTGCAGGCATTTGTCGATGAAGCGAAGCAGCGCTGGGATATCCCCAGCCTGCGCCAGCAAGTGCTGGCCAGCCAGCGCCGCCGCCGCCTGGTGGCCGAGGCGCTGGCCATCGGCACGCTGAAAAGCTGGGACCACCAACCGCTGGTGGACGCCAGCCAACAGTACATGCGCAACCACATCGATCTCGACGACCTCGAGCGCAAGGCACGTTATCCACAGCCCGCACCCCTGGATTGA
- a CDS encoding choline sulfate utilization transcriptional regulator, with the protein MFEHLADLSLDALRVFESAARLRSFTAAALELGTTQPAVSQQVKRLEAQLGTRLFDRIYRGIELTEAGQLLFEQAHQGLQAMDDGVALASGRGQREVLQVATDFAFAAFWLMPRLQRFHEAYPQVDVSLVTGERSQGMLRPDIDVAVLFGDGRFHQGESRWLFDEEVFPVCSPRLSHGKPLSAVALQRLPLLHLKGEQASRWFDWAGVFRGLGVDSPPPSGQLRFDNYTLLIQAAIAGQGVAIGWAHLVDGLVEQGLLCRPMEGSLRSERGYYLVLPPRKRRGALIQRFVDWLEQERGR; encoded by the coding sequence ATGTTTGAGCACCTTGCCGACCTGTCTCTCGACGCATTGCGCGTGTTCGAGTCCGCCGCGCGCTTGCGTAGCTTCACGGCTGCGGCCCTTGAGCTGGGCACAACCCAGCCGGCGGTAAGCCAGCAGGTCAAGCGCCTGGAGGCGCAACTGGGGACGCGGTTGTTCGACCGTATCTACCGGGGCATCGAGCTGACCGAAGCGGGCCAGCTGCTGTTCGAGCAGGCACATCAAGGGCTTCAGGCCATGGACGATGGTGTTGCCTTGGCCAGCGGGCGTGGTCAGCGCGAGGTGTTGCAGGTGGCCACTGACTTCGCGTTTGCCGCGTTCTGGTTGATGCCGCGTCTGCAGCGTTTCCACGAGGCTTATCCACAGGTGGATGTGAGCCTGGTGACCGGCGAGCGCAGCCAGGGGATGTTGCGTCCGGACATCGATGTGGCGGTGCTGTTTGGTGATGGGCGTTTCCATCAGGGCGAGAGTCGCTGGTTGTTCGACGAGGAAGTCTTCCCCGTTTGCAGCCCACGGCTGAGTCATGGCAAACCCTTGTCAGCCGTGGCTTTGCAACGATTGCCGTTGTTGCATCTGAAGGGCGAGCAGGCCAGTCGCTGGTTCGATTGGGCGGGGGTGTTTCGTGGCCTTGGTGTGGACAGCCCTCCTCCGTCCGGGCAACTGCGGTTCGATAACTACACGCTGCTGATACAGGCTGCGATTGCCGGGCAAGGTGTGGCGATTGGCTGGGCACACCTGGTCGATGGGCTGGTCGAGCAAGGGTTGTTGTGTCGGCCCATGGAAGGCAGTTTGCGGTCGGAGCGCGGGTATTACCTGGTGCTGCCGCCGCGCAAACGGCGCGGGGCGCTGATACAGCGGTTCGTAGACTGGCTGGAGC